From Camelus dromedarius isolate mCamDro1 chromosome 2, mCamDro1.pat, whole genome shotgun sequence, one genomic window encodes:
- the BTD gene encoding biotinidase isoform X2, producing the protein MSGASRPLALLLCGCYVAALGVHTGEHCPAEHHQADQYVAAVYEHRSILSPNPLDLISRRQALELMNQNLDVYEQQVMAAAQKGAQIIVFPEDGIHGFNFTRTSIYPFLDFMPSPHLIGWNPCLEPHRFNDTEVLQRLSCMALKGEMFLVANLGTKQPCHSRDPGCPNDGRYQFNTNIVFSSNGTLVDRYRKHNLYFEAAFDTPLEVDHIIFDTPFAGKFGVFTCFDILFFEPAARLLRDPEVKHVVYPTAWMNQLPLLAAVQIQRGFATAFGINLLAANIHHPSLGMTGSGIHAPRKSFWHHDMESPEGHLIVAPVAKNPLGLVGAANATGKTDPAHGKFLKILAAGPYSEKDAQDVHCNRATGWDTSTPATFYSEMMYDNFTLVPVWGKEGHLRVCANGLCCQLLYQRPTLSKELYALGVFDGLHTVHGTYYVQACALVKCGGLGFDTCGQEITEAAGMFEFHLWGNFSTPYVFPMLLTSGMTLETPDQLGWESDHYFLTKRGLSSGLVTAALYGRVYERD; encoded by the exons ATGTCTGGAGCCAGCCGGCCGCTGGCGCTTCTCCTCTGCGGCTGCTACGTGGCCGCCCTGGGGGTCCACACCGGTGAGCACTGCCCAGCCGAGCATCACCAGGCCGACCAGTACGTGGCTGCCGTGTACGAGCACCGGTCCATCCTGAGCCCGAACCCTCTGGACCTCATCAGCCGCAGGCAGGCCTTGGAGCTCATGAACCAGAACCTTGATGTATACGAACAGCAAGTGATGGCTGCAGCCCAAAAG GGCGCACAGATCATAGTGTTCCCAGAAGACGGGATTCACGGATTCAACTTCACAAGAACCTCCATTTACCCATTTTTGGACTTCATGCCATCTCCCCACTTGATCGGATGGAACCCATGCCTGGAGCCCCACCGATTCAATGACACGGAG GTCCTCCAGCGTCTGAGTTGTATGGCTCTCAAGGGAGAGATGTTCCTGGTGGCCAATCTTGGGACCAAGCAACCTTGTCACAGCAGGGACCCAGGGTGCCCAAATGATGGAAGGTACCAGTTCAACACCAACATTGTGTTCAGCAGTAACGGGACCCTGGTTGACCGCTACCGCAAACACAACCTCTACTTCGAGGCGGCATTTGACACCCCCCTCGAGGTGGACCACATCATCTTCGACACCCCCTTTGCTGGCAAGTTTGGCGTCTTCACTTGCTTTGACATCCTGTTCTTTGAACCTGCCGCCAGGCTGCTCAGGGACCCTGAGGTGAAGCACGTGGTGTACCCGACCGCCTGGATGAACCAGCTCCCGCTCTTGGCGGCTGTGCAGATCCAGAGGGGCTTTGCCACTGCCTTTGGCATCAACCTCCTGGCCGCCAACATCCACCACCCGTCTCTAGGGATGACCGGAAGCGGCATACACGCCCCTCGGAAGTCTTTCTGGCACCATGACATGGAGAGCCCCGAAGGCCACCTTATAGTTGCCCCGGTGGCCAAAAACCCACTGGGTCTCGTTGGTGCAGCGAATGCCACAGGTAAAACAGACCCAGCCCACGGTAAGTTTTTAAAGATCTTGGCAGCTGGTCCGTACTCTGAGAAGGACGCTCAGGATGTCCACTGCAACAGAGCCACCGGATGGGACACGAGCACTCCTGCCACCTTCTACTCTGAGATGATGTATGACAATTTCACCCTGGTCCCTGTCTGGGGAAAGGAGGGCCACCTCCGAGTCTGCGCCAATGGCCTTTGCTGTCAGTTACTCTACCAGAGGCCCACTCTGTCCAAAGAGCTATATGCCCTGGGGGTCTTCGACGGTCTTCACACCGTGCACGGTACTTACTACGTGCAGGCTTGCGCCCTGGTCAAGTGCGGGGGGCTCGGCTTTGACACCTGTGGTCAGGAGATCACGGAGGCCGCGGGGATGTTTGAGTTTCACCTGTGGGGGAACTTCAGCACCCCCTATGTCTTCCCGATGCTGCTGACCTCAGGGATGACCCTGGAAACCCCTGACCAGCTTGGCTGGGAGAGCGATCACTACTTCCTGACGAAGCGGGGCCTGTCCTCTGGTCTGGTGACGGCTGCTCTGTACGGGCGGGTGTACGAGAGGGACTAG
- the BTD gene encoding biotinidase isoform X3, producing MAMTGFQDSFVAYPRPFVQTLFSVCIMSGASRPLALLLCGCYVAALGVHTGEHCPAEHHQADQYVAAVYEHRSILSPNPLDLISRRQALELMNQNLDVYEQQVMAAAQKGAQIIVFPEDGIHGFNFTRTSIYPFLDFMPSPHLIGWNPCLEPHRFNDTEVHEGTSLPPPPALKACRGPPASELYGSQGRDVPGGQSWDQATLSQQGPRVPK from the exons ATGGCAATGACCGGATTCCAGGATTCTTTTGTAGCTTACCCGAGGCCCTTTGTGCAGACATT GTTTTCGGTCTGCATCATGTCTGGAGCCAGCCGGCCGCTGGCGCTTCTCCTCTGCGGCTGCTACGTGGCCGCCCTGGGGGTCCACACCGGTGAGCACTGCCCAGCCGAGCATCACCAGGCCGACCAGTACGTGGCTGCCGTGTACGAGCACCGGTCCATCCTGAGCCCGAACCCTCTGGACCTCATCAGCCGCAGGCAGGCCTTGGAGCTCATGAACCAGAACCTTGATGTATACGAACAGCAAGTGATGGCTGCAGCCCAAAAG GGCGCACAGATCATAGTGTTCCCAGAAGACGGGATTCACGGATTCAACTTCACAAGAACCTCCATTTACCCATTTTTGGACTTCATGCCATCTCCCCACTTGATCGGATGGAACCCATGCCTGGAGCCCCACCGATTCAATGACACGGAGGTACATGAGGGGACCAGCCTTCCTCCACCACCTGCTCTGAAGGCATGCAGAG GTCCTCCAGCGTCTGAGTTGTATGGCTCTCAAGGGAGAGATGTTCCTGGTGGCCAATCTTGGGACCAAGCAACCTTGTCACAGCAGGGACCCAGGGTGCCCAAATGA
- the BTD gene encoding biotinidase isoform X1 has translation MAMTGFQDSFVAYPRPFVQTLFSVCIMSGASRPLALLLCGCYVAALGVHTGEHCPAEHHQADQYVAAVYEHRSILSPNPLDLISRRQALELMNQNLDVYEQQVMAAAQKGAQIIVFPEDGIHGFNFTRTSIYPFLDFMPSPHLIGWNPCLEPHRFNDTEVLQRLSCMALKGEMFLVANLGTKQPCHSRDPGCPNDGRYQFNTNIVFSSNGTLVDRYRKHNLYFEAAFDTPLEVDHIIFDTPFAGKFGVFTCFDILFFEPAARLLRDPEVKHVVYPTAWMNQLPLLAAVQIQRGFATAFGINLLAANIHHPSLGMTGSGIHAPRKSFWHHDMESPEGHLIVAPVAKNPLGLVGAANATGKTDPAHGKFLKILAAGPYSEKDAQDVHCNRATGWDTSTPATFYSEMMYDNFTLVPVWGKEGHLRVCANGLCCQLLYQRPTLSKELYALGVFDGLHTVHGTYYVQACALVKCGGLGFDTCGQEITEAAGMFEFHLWGNFSTPYVFPMLLTSGMTLETPDQLGWESDHYFLTKRGLSSGLVTAALYGRVYERD, from the exons ATGGCAATGACCGGATTCCAGGATTCTTTTGTAGCTTACCCGAGGCCCTTTGTGCAGACATT GTTTTCGGTCTGCATCATGTCTGGAGCCAGCCGGCCGCTGGCGCTTCTCCTCTGCGGCTGCTACGTGGCCGCCCTGGGGGTCCACACCGGTGAGCACTGCCCAGCCGAGCATCACCAGGCCGACCAGTACGTGGCTGCCGTGTACGAGCACCGGTCCATCCTGAGCCCGAACCCTCTGGACCTCATCAGCCGCAGGCAGGCCTTGGAGCTCATGAACCAGAACCTTGATGTATACGAACAGCAAGTGATGGCTGCAGCCCAAAAG GGCGCACAGATCATAGTGTTCCCAGAAGACGGGATTCACGGATTCAACTTCACAAGAACCTCCATTTACCCATTTTTGGACTTCATGCCATCTCCCCACTTGATCGGATGGAACCCATGCCTGGAGCCCCACCGATTCAATGACACGGAG GTCCTCCAGCGTCTGAGTTGTATGGCTCTCAAGGGAGAGATGTTCCTGGTGGCCAATCTTGGGACCAAGCAACCTTGTCACAGCAGGGACCCAGGGTGCCCAAATGATGGAAGGTACCAGTTCAACACCAACATTGTGTTCAGCAGTAACGGGACCCTGGTTGACCGCTACCGCAAACACAACCTCTACTTCGAGGCGGCATTTGACACCCCCCTCGAGGTGGACCACATCATCTTCGACACCCCCTTTGCTGGCAAGTTTGGCGTCTTCACTTGCTTTGACATCCTGTTCTTTGAACCTGCCGCCAGGCTGCTCAGGGACCCTGAGGTGAAGCACGTGGTGTACCCGACCGCCTGGATGAACCAGCTCCCGCTCTTGGCGGCTGTGCAGATCCAGAGGGGCTTTGCCACTGCCTTTGGCATCAACCTCCTGGCCGCCAACATCCACCACCCGTCTCTAGGGATGACCGGAAGCGGCATACACGCCCCTCGGAAGTCTTTCTGGCACCATGACATGGAGAGCCCCGAAGGCCACCTTATAGTTGCCCCGGTGGCCAAAAACCCACTGGGTCTCGTTGGTGCAGCGAATGCCACAGGTAAAACAGACCCAGCCCACGGTAAGTTTTTAAAGATCTTGGCAGCTGGTCCGTACTCTGAGAAGGACGCTCAGGATGTCCACTGCAACAGAGCCACCGGATGGGACACGAGCACTCCTGCCACCTTCTACTCTGAGATGATGTATGACAATTTCACCCTGGTCCCTGTCTGGGGAAAGGAGGGCCACCTCCGAGTCTGCGCCAATGGCCTTTGCTGTCAGTTACTCTACCAGAGGCCCACTCTGTCCAAAGAGCTATATGCCCTGGGGGTCTTCGACGGTCTTCACACCGTGCACGGTACTTACTACGTGCAGGCTTGCGCCCTGGTCAAGTGCGGGGGGCTCGGCTTTGACACCTGTGGTCAGGAGATCACGGAGGCCGCGGGGATGTTTGAGTTTCACCTGTGGGGGAACTTCAGCACCCCCTATGTCTTCCCGATGCTGCTGACCTCAGGGATGACCCTGGAAACCCCTGACCAGCTTGGCTGGGAGAGCGATCACTACTTCCTGACGAAGCGGGGCCTGTCCTCTGGTCTGGTGACGGCTGCTCTGTACGGGCGGGTGTACGAGAGGGACTAG